Proteins found in one Clostridium butyricum genomic segment:
- a CDS encoding FAD-dependent oxidoreductase, whose translation MNNINLHGLKGRIVRKEDYDYDECRLSWNRAIDSYPKVIVYCSNKEEVANNIRWCIENSVQFRIRNGAHNYEGYSTGDDIIVIDLSRMNKINLDEESNMVTIEGGVRNREAYDFLCSKGYPFPGGGCPTVGIAGLTLGGGWGYSSRFLGLACDSLMEIEFIDYKGNLITANSNTNEDLFWASKGCGGGNFGVVVSMTFKLAAKVENVTLIDLEYTNLATHNQVTVIRMYEKMFNNLDNKANFKMAVYNSNKKGIGIKIIGLYYGEEKEAKNILMPFISLKYDKTLNLTYTSILEANRIIQDSHPDYEKYKSTGRFIYKEYSEEEIEQILNLLNDSANGSVYTAITFYGLGGAVKDKDKDESAFYYRDAKFIMGFQSVFEDDKYKRENIEWFLEKFKYIRNITQGSFINFPLTELENYHQEYYGNNYEKLKCIKYKYDPYNKFNFEQSI comes from the coding sequence ATGAATAATATAAATTTACACGGATTAAAAGGTAGAATAGTTAGAAAAGAAGATTATGATTATGATGAATGCAGATTATCATGGAACAGAGCTATTGATTCATATCCCAAAGTAATTGTTTACTGCTCAAATAAAGAAGAAGTTGCAAATAATATAAGATGGTGCATAGAAAATAGTGTGCAATTTAGAATAAGAAATGGTGCTCATAATTATGAGGGATATTCAACTGGCGATGATATTATAGTTATTGATTTGAGTAGAATGAACAAAATTAACCTTGATGAGGAAAGTAATATGGTAACAATAGAAGGTGGAGTACGCAACAGAGAAGCATATGATTTCTTATGTTCGAAAGGATATCCATTTCCAGGTGGGGGATGTCCTACAGTAGGAATTGCAGGTCTTACACTTGGTGGAGGCTGGGGATATTCAAGCAGATTTCTTGGTCTTGCATGTGATAGTTTAATGGAAATAGAATTTATTGATTATAAAGGCAATTTAATAACTGCTAATAGTAATACAAATGAAGATTTATTCTGGGCAAGCAAAGGCTGTGGCGGTGGAAATTTTGGGGTTGTTGTATCTATGACATTTAAGCTTGCAGCAAAAGTGGAAAATGTTACATTAATTGATCTTGAATATACTAATCTAGCAACTCATAACCAGGTTACTGTAATAAGAATGTATGAGAAGATGTTTAATAATCTTGATAACAAAGCTAATTTTAAGATGGCAGTTTATAATTCTAATAAAAAAGGAATAGGAATAAAAATAATTGGATTATATTATGGTGAGGAAAAAGAAGCAAAAAATATATTAATGCCCTTTATAAGTTTAAAATACGATAAAACTCTAAATTTAACATATACGAGTATATTAGAAGCTAATAGAATAATACAGGATAGTCATCCTGATTATGAAAAATATAAATCTACAGGAAGGTTCATTTATAAAGAATATTCAGAAGAAGAAATAGAACAAATATTAAATCTTTTGAATGATTCAGCAAATGGAAGTGTTTATACTGCTATAACTTTTTATGGACTTGGTGGAGCTGTAAAAGATAAAGACAAAGATGAGAGCGCATTTTACTATAGGGATGCAAAATTTATAATGGGATTTCAAAGTGTATTTGAAGATGATAAATATAAAAGAGAAAATATAGAGTGGTTTTTAGAGAAGTTTAAATATATTAGAAACATAACACAAGGATCATTTATTAATTTTCCTTTAACAGAACTTGAAAATTATCATCAAGAATACTATGGAAATAATTATGAAAAATTAAAATGTATTAAGTATAAATATGATCCATATAATAAATTTAATTTTGAACAGAGTATATAA
- a CDS encoding SDR family oxidoreductase has product MILTGAGQIGMAIARRMGYGKKIVIGDRNINNGQKISEILTNAGFDAEYVKIDISSRESILKLISKSKEYGDITMLVNAAGVSPSQASIEDILKVDLYGTAVLLEEVGKVIAPEGVGVTISSQSGHRMQQLTAVEDEQLAITPTEELLNLSILKPENIKDTLHAYQMAKRCNEKRVMAEAVKWGEKGARINSISPGIVVTPLAIDEFNGPRGEFYKNMFAKCPAGRPGTADEVANVAELLMSDKGAFITGSDFLIDGGATASYFYGSLKPNRDTNTK; this is encoded by the coding sequence ATGATTTTAACAGGGGCTGGACAAATCGGTATGGCAATTGCTAGAAGAATGGGATATGGAAAAAAGATAGTTATTGGAGATAGAAATATAAATAATGGACAGAAAATTAGTGAAATCTTAACGAATGCTGGATTTGATGCAGAATATGTAAAAATTGATATATCATCAAGAGAATCTATTTTAAAGCTTATTTCTAAATCAAAGGAATATGGTGATATAACAATGCTTGTTAATGCAGCAGGAGTATCACCAAGTCAGGCATCAATAGAAGATATTTTAAAAGTTGACTTATATGGAACAGCAGTTTTATTAGAAGAAGTTGGAAAAGTAATTGCACCAGAAGGTGTTGGAGTAACAATTTCAAGTCAATCTGGACATAGGATGCAGCAACTTACAGCAGTTGAGGATGAACAACTTGCAATTACTCCTACAGAAGAGTTATTAAATCTTTCAATTTTAAAACCTGAAAATATTAAGGATACTCTTCATGCATATCAGATGGCAAAAAGATGTAATGAAAAGCGAGTTATGGCTGAAGCTGTAAAGTGGGGAGAAAAAGGTGCTCGTATAAATTCTATTTCTCCAGGTATTGTTGTTACTCCACTTGCTATTGATGAATTTAATGGACCAAGAGGAGAGTTTTATAAGAACATGTTTGCAAAGTGCCCAGCAGGACGTCCGGGAACAGCAGACGAAGTAGCAAATGTTGCAGAGCTTCTTATGAGCGATAAGGGTGCATTTATTACAGGTTCAGATTTTCTAATTGATGGTGGTGCGACTGCATCTTATTTCTATGGATCATTAAAGCCTAATAGGGATACAAATACAAAATAA
- a CDS encoding response regulator transcription factor, which translates to MINVIIADDQKIVREGLKMILSLDNEIKVIGEVDNGQDLIELLKKNIYPDVILMDIRMPIINGVDATKIIKEKFSHIKIIILTTFNEDEYIFTGIRNGADGYILKDAGFDEISKAIKTACAGNILLNPEVASKIIKEFNKLSPNKAINYNKEKLNLLTKREMDVAILVGQGKSNKDICNELFLTEGTIKNYLTKIFEKLNLASRTELALFIDQLNY; encoded by the coding sequence ATGATAAACGTTATTATAGCAGATGATCAAAAAATAGTTCGTGAAGGTTTAAAAATGATTTTAAGTTTAGATAATGAAATAAAAGTAATTGGTGAAGTTGATAATGGACAAGATCTTATTGAACTTCTAAAAAAAAATATATATCCTGATGTAATTCTTATGGATATTAGAATGCCAATAATTAATGGTGTAGATGCAACTAAAATAATTAAAGAAAAATTTAGTCATATTAAAATAATAATATTAACTACTTTTAATGAAGATGAATACATATTTACTGGAATTAGAAATGGTGCTGATGGGTATATATTAAAAGATGCCGGTTTTGATGAAATAAGTAAAGCTATAAAAACAGCTTGTGCAGGAAATATACTGCTTAATCCTGAAGTAGCCTCAAAGATTATAAAAGAATTTAATAAACTTTCTCCAAATAAAGCAATTAATTATAACAAAGAAAAACTAAATCTTCTTACAAAAAGAGAAATGGATGTTGCTATACTTGTTGGGCAAGGAAAAAGTAATAAAGATATCTGTAATGAATTATTTCTTACAGAAGGAACTATAAAAAATTATTTAACAAAAATATTTGAAAAACTAAACTTAGCCAGTCGGACTGAATTAGCTCTATTTATCGACCAGTTAAATTATTAG
- a CDS encoding sensor histidine kinase, whose translation MNFKLIRNVKYEYILMFLHVCSAMIIYYYVKHVNSIALIYCLIFDFFNFNKNILEVFLGIHASLYFFITTIIPTHQDIRTTIIFITINFFAYCGITGMLYNQKKIEVEKEELEQLNKKLTVANTKLFEYAANIEKITILKERSRVSQQLHDSLGHSLMALTMYLEFAEKISNKDDINLKKVLHQSKAIVQSSIAELRNTVTLMKSEPEIQDFTDAIKKLISNFHLFNYIKINYYINKSIDDLDNSIKASLYTTIQESITNGLKHGNATKIDIEILRSNDNLEILITNNGVVCNNIVKSNGLVGIDDRIKALGGTTNYISNTNLGFCINIFIPI comes from the coding sequence ATGAATTTTAAATTAATACGTAATGTTAAATATGAATATATACTTATGTTTCTTCATGTATGTAGTGCTATGATAATTTATTATTATGTAAAACATGTAAATTCTATTGCACTTATTTATTGTCTTATATTTGATTTTTTTAATTTCAATAAAAATATACTAGAAGTTTTTTTGGGTATTCATGCAAGTTTATATTTTTTTATAACTACTATAATTCCTACTCACCAGGATATTAGAACAACAATAATATTTATAACAATTAATTTTTTTGCATATTGTGGTATAACTGGTATGCTATATAATCAGAAAAAAATTGAAGTTGAAAAAGAGGAATTAGAACAGCTTAATAAAAAATTAACTGTAGCTAATACCAAGCTATTCGAATATGCTGCAAATATAGAAAAAATTACAATATTAAAAGAACGATCAAGAGTATCTCAACAACTCCATGATTCATTGGGACACTCACTCATGGCATTAACCATGTATTTAGAGTTTGCAGAAAAAATATCTAATAAAGATGATATTAATCTAAAAAAAGTTCTACATCAATCAAAAGCAATAGTTCAATCAAGTATTGCTGAACTCAGAAATACAGTTACTCTTATGAAATCTGAACCTGAAATACAAGATTTCACTGATGCCATTAAAAAACTTATTAGTAATTTTCATTTATTTAACTATATAAAAATTAACTATTACATAAACAAATCTATCGATGATCTGGATAATTCTATTAAAGCTTCATTGTATACTACTATACAAGAATCTATAACTAATGGTCTTAAGCATGGAAATGCAACAAAAATTGATATTGAAATATTAAGAAGTAATGATAATTTAGAAATTTTGATTACTAATAATGGAGTTGTATGTAATAATATTGTTAAATCAAATGGACTTGTTGGAATTGATGATAGAATAAAGGCTTTAGGTGGAACAACTAATTATATTAGCAATACTAATTTAGGCTTTTGCATAAATATTTTCATTCCAATATAA
- a CDS encoding efflux RND transporter periplasmic adaptor subunit has translation MKKARKILIYALVVAVLLVGTFIVKFISSNSKTDNVMASENKLSVEVYKAELKDRMSGDTYKSTLEAYEQGIISSKISAKVTKVVVENGQYVNEGDTIAVLDDQDIQNSIKTATAQLEVNEKQVNSAEQQLNSTQTSLEKLKINVDDAQRNYDREKALFDAGAVSQSELDASEKALNTSKADYNSGQANIEISKASIESAKASVEAQKVNIEKLQNDLNNVVIKAPISGVISEKNVNVGQIINQGAVLAKINDISYVFATIQVPQEKINDIKVGKPAEVTLEDNNTVHNGTLDSIDLSGDSTLRVFNCKIKMENSNKELLPGEYAKVNFSNTENNNKVITIPVSSLAGSEGDYYVFINDNGVASKVSVDIGDADENNVEIISGVKEGDEIICTNMSSLKDGCKIDVISTSDDTSIQDADKNSESMTSK, from the coding sequence ATGAAAAAAGCAAGGAAAATATTAATATATGCCTTAGTAGTAGCTGTTTTATTAGTAGGAACTTTTATAGTGAAATTTATATCATCAAATTCTAAGACTGATAATGTTATGGCATCAGAGAATAAGCTTTCAGTTGAAGTGTATAAGGCAGAATTAAAAGATAGAATGTCAGGAGATACATATAAATCTACTTTAGAAGCTTATGAGCAGGGAATAATAAGTAGCAAAATATCAGCAAAAGTTACCAAAGTAGTGGTTGAAAATGGTCAGTATGTAAATGAAGGAGATACAATAGCAGTTTTAGATGATCAAGACATACAGAACAGTATAAAAACAGCAACAGCTCAGTTAGAGGTAAATGAAAAGCAAGTTAATTCAGCCGAGCAGCAACTTAATTCCACACAGACTTCTCTTGAAAAGCTTAAGATTAATGTAGATGATGCACAGCGTAATTATGATAGAGAAAAGGCTCTTTTTGATGCAGGAGCAGTATCACAATCAGAGTTGGACGCTTCAGAAAAAGCTTTAAATACTTCTAAAGCTGATTATAATTCAGGACAAGCCAATATCGAAATATCAAAGGCATCTATTGAGAGTGCAAAAGCTAGTGTAGAAGCTCAGAAAGTAAATATAGAGAAATTACAAAATGATTTAAATAATGTAGTCATAAAGGCACCTATAAGTGGTGTAATAAGTGAGAAAAATGTAAATGTTGGGCAAATTATCAATCAGGGTGCAGTACTAGCCAAAATTAATGATATATCATATGTATTTGCTACAATTCAAGTACCACAAGAGAAAATAAATGATATAAAAGTTGGAAAACCAGCTGAGGTTACTCTTGAAGATAATAATACGGTTCATAATGGAACATTAGACAGCATAGATTTATCAGGCGATTCTACATTAAGGGTATTTAATTGTAAAATCAAAATGGAAAATAGTAATAAAGAATTATTACCAGGGGAATATGCAAAAGTAAATTTCTCGAATACTGAAAATAATAATAAAGTAATTACTATACCAGTAAGTTCTTTAGCTGGTAGTGAAGGAGATTACTATGTTTTTATAAATGATAATGGGGTAGCTTCTAAAGTATCTGTTGATATTGGTGATGCAGATGAAAATAATGTAGAGATAATATCAGGAGTTAAGGAAGGTGATGAAATAATATGTACAAACATGAGCTCACTTAAAGATGGTTGTAAAATTGATGTAATTTCAACTTCTGATGATACTTCAATACAAGATGCTGATAAAAATAGTGAAAGCATGACATCAAAGTAG
- a CDS encoding efflux RND transporter permease subunit — MKIADISIKRPVFIIVIMITLTILGFVSYKSLALNDMPDADLPYVSVMITENGATPEEIETKITKEVEDAVQQISGVQSLTSTINSGYSQTTIEFDLGIDPSTAAQEVRDKISGIRGNLPTDINDPIVSKFDMSASAIVSIAVYGTDDNQKASDFVDNTLKNKLYSVSGVGSINVSGEDTREIHIKLDNDKMLKYGLTASAVLNSIKTDNTDQSSGKVSDGNNEISITTTSKIQKIEDFKNIVIENVKGTEVRVKDVATVEDGVEERTSQAYYNGNKAIGIDVVKQSGSNTVEVAKGVKNVVEEVKHSLPEGLSIDIVSDNSQSIEDTVDDVMKTIYEGCILAVIIVFLFLHEWESTIISAFSLLISVITTFICLKLMHFTLNTMSLMSLSLAVGLLIDDAIVVIENIIRHLHMGKRPFEAARDATSEIGFAVIATTSAVIAVFLPLAMISGMIGKYFIEFALTIVFSMAVSLFVSFTLVPMMASKMLKISDGKKSTIIGRAFVVFDKKFEYVSEKYSHLLRFLLTKRVVVLIVCGAMFFSSLLLIKSLGFNMLPTTDKGIINVKADFDSGITLDKAIEKTKKIEECIDKYPEVKYMYSTVENSSASVSITLVDKKERKDTSKVIAQKISDDLKSLSGMEVYASASSMGGFGSSKDVTYNIVGDDREKVIAFAQKIKEEMENDPQAADVGINAKTGIPEVKMVVDRDKAADLGVKSSDVASTLNTFFNYSTVSKYDGGKDRYDVKVMLKDDQRKSIEDLNGIYVSGTNNKLIPVNQVSKKVIGRTSSSLHRYNKQAEVSLSCNVKGKTAGTFQTEYLNKIKSELPDGVSLSVGGMNGTMQKSLSSFGLCALLSIVFLYLVMAAQFESFVEPMAVMFALPLAMIGAIIALFICRSELSIMALIGIVMLMGLVAKNGILLIDAAKERMENGMNRNEALVEAGFVRLRPIIMTTLAMILGMLPTAVATGAGTEMRKPMAEAVIGGLITSTILTLFVVPIAYTLLDGLKRRILKIFSKNLSPKDIHKDLELQEELKK; from the coding sequence ATGAAAATAGCAGATATAAGTATAAAAAGACCTGTATTTATCATAGTTATAATGATTACACTCACTATTTTAGGTTTTGTTTCATATAAATCACTAGCATTAAATGATATGCCAGATGCAGATTTACCGTATGTTTCAGTAATGATAACTGAAAATGGTGCAACACCTGAAGAAATTGAAACAAAGATAACAAAAGAAGTAGAAGATGCGGTTCAACAGATTTCCGGAGTTCAAAGTTTAACTTCAACAATAAATTCTGGCTATTCTCAAACAACAATAGAATTTGACCTTGGGATAGATCCATCAACTGCAGCTCAAGAAGTTAGAGATAAAATTTCTGGAATAAGAGGAAATCTTCCAACAGATATTAATGATCCAATTGTTTCAAAGTTTGATATGTCAGCTAGTGCTATTGTATCAATAGCTGTTTATGGTACTGATGATAATCAGAAAGCATCTGATTTTGTAGATAATACGTTGAAAAATAAATTATATTCAGTATCTGGAGTAGGATCAATAAATGTATCAGGTGAAGATACAAGAGAAATTCATATAAAATTAGATAATGATAAAATGTTAAAATATGGTCTTACAGCAAGTGCTGTATTAAATAGCATTAAAACTGATAATACGGATCAATCTTCAGGAAAAGTCAGTGATGGAAATAATGAAATATCGATTACTACAACTAGTAAAATACAAAAAATAGAAGATTTCAAAAATATAGTAATAGAAAATGTTAAGGGTACAGAAGTAAGAGTAAAAGATGTAGCAACAGTTGAAGATGGAGTCGAGGAAAGAACTAGTCAAGCTTATTACAATGGAAATAAAGCAATTGGTATTGATGTAGTAAAACAGTCTGGTTCTAATACTGTTGAAGTAGCCAAAGGTGTTAAGAATGTAGTAGAAGAAGTAAAGCATTCATTACCAGAGGGATTAAGTATTGATATTGTCTCAGATAATTCTCAATCTATTGAGGATACAGTAGATGATGTTATGAAAACTATTTATGAAGGTTGTATTTTAGCTGTAATTATTGTATTTTTATTTTTACATGAATGGGAAAGTACAATTATAAGTGCCTTTTCTCTTTTAATTTCAGTTATAACTACTTTTATATGTCTAAAGCTTATGCATTTTACTTTAAACACAATGTCATTAATGTCCTTGTCACTTGCTGTTGGTCTTTTAATTGATGATGCTATAGTTGTAATAGAAAATATTATACGACATCTGCATATGGGTAAAAGGCCTTTTGAGGCAGCAAGGGATGCTACTTCAGAAATTGGTTTTGCAGTAATAGCTACAACTTCAGCAGTTATTGCAGTATTTTTACCATTAGCTATGATAAGTGGAATGATAGGAAAATACTTTATTGAATTTGCTTTGACAATTGTATTCAGTATGGCTGTTTCATTGTTTGTATCATTTACCCTTGTTCCAATGATGGCTTCTAAAATGCTAAAAATATCTGATGGGAAAAAGAGTACAATTATAGGAAGAGCTTTTGTTGTGTTTGATAAAAAGTTTGAATATGTTTCAGAAAAATATTCACATCTTTTAAGATTTCTTTTGACTAAACGAGTTGTTGTATTAATTGTATGTGGAGCTATGTTTTTCAGCAGTCTTTTACTTATAAAATCTTTAGGATTTAATATGTTACCAACAACAGATAAAGGGATTATAAATGTTAAGGCAGATTTCGACTCTGGAATTACTTTAGATAAAGCAATAGAAAAAACTAAAAAGATTGAAGAATGCATTGATAAATATCCAGAGGTAAAATATATGTATTCAACAGTAGAAAATAGTTCAGCATCAGTTTCAATTACCCTTGTAGATAAAAAAGAACGTAAAGATACCTCAAAGGTAATTGCACAGAAAATAAGTGATGATTTAAAATCACTATCAGGAATGGAAGTATATGCATCAGCATCATCTATGGGGGGATTTGGTTCTTCAAAAGATGTAACTTATAATATTGTTGGAGATGATAGAGAAAAAGTAATTGCATTTGCTCAAAAGATAAAAGAAGAAATGGAAAATGATCCACAGGCAGCAGATGTTGGAATTAATGCGAAGACAGGTATTCCAGAAGTTAAAATGGTTGTTGATCGTGATAAAGCAGCAGACTTAGGAGTTAAAAGTTCAGATGTAGCAAGTACTCTTAATACATTTTTCAACTATTCTACTGTAAGTAAATATGATGGTGGAAAAGATAGATATGATGTTAAAGTAATGCTTAAGGATGATCAGCGTAAGAGTATAGAAGACCTTAATGGAATATATGTTTCAGGAACAAATAACAAACTGATCCCAGTAAATCAGGTAAGTAAAAAAGTTATTGGAAGAACATCTTCATCATTGCACAGATATAATAAACAGGCAGAAGTGTCTCTTTCATGTAATGTAAAAGGAAAAACAGCAGGAACTTTCCAAACAGAATATTTAAATAAAATAAAAAGTGAACTACCAGATGGAGTTTCACTATCTGTTGGAGGAATGAATGGTACAATGCAGAAAAGCTTAAGTAGCTTTGGATTATGTGCACTTTTATCAATTGTATTTTTATATTTGGTAATGGCAGCACAATTTGAAAGTTTTGTAGAGCCAATGGCAGTGATGTTTGCTCTCCCACTTGCAATGATAGGTGCAATAATAGCATTATTTATATGCAGAAGTGAATTAAGTATTATGGCTTTAATAGGGATTGTAATGCTTATGGGACTTGTTGCTAAAAATGGTATATTACTTATTGATGCTGCAAAAGAGAGAATGGAAAATGGAATGAATAGAAATGAAGCTTTAGTAGAAGCCGGGTTTGTAAGACTTCGTCCAATTATTATGACAACTTTAGCAATGATTTTAGGTATGCTACCTACAGCAGTAGCTACAGGTGCTGGAACTGAAATGCGTAAACCAATGGCAGAAGCTGTAATTGGAGGACTAATCACTTCAACTATACTTACTTTATTTGTAGTTCCAATTGCGTACACATTACTTGATGGATTGAAAAGAAGAATTTTAAAGATATTTAGTAAAAACTTGAGTCCTAAAGATATTCATAAGGATTTAGAATTACAGGAAGAGTTAAAAAAATGA
- a CDS encoding nitroreductase family protein: MNVLESIYSRKSIRKFKDETVPKEDILKMLSAAAQAPSPKHQQNWNFVVLTNREIINKMAEIVTESHEKIGDLAKTEKEKKIHMSVLKYYTCFKNAPVVIMVYGSEYKMIEYKILKENNVSQDILDMLVSPQSAAQGIGASVENFMLAATEMGYGTCYMTGPTHAKDKIEKLIGFNKPEYNLMSMIALGVAQDETPAKPPRKPIEDIVTFID, from the coding sequence ATGAATGTTTTAGAATCAATATATTCACGTAAGAGTATAAGAAAATTTAAAGATGAAACAGTTCCTAAAGAAGACATATTAAAAATGCTGTCAGCAGCTGCACAGGCACCTTCACCAAAGCACCAGCAAAATTGGAATTTTGTTGTACTTACTAACCGTGAAATAATAAATAAAATGGCTGAGATTGTAACAGAAAGCCATGAAAAAATAGGTGATCTTGCAAAAACTGAAAAAGAGAAAAAAATTCATATGAGTGTATTGAAGTATTATACGTGTTTTAAAAATGCACCAGTAGTAATAATGGTATATGGGTCTGAATATAAGATGATAGAGTATAAGATACTTAAAGAAAATAATGTATCTCAAGATATACTGGACATGCTAGTATCACCTCAATCAGCAGCACAAGGAATAGGTGCTTCTGTTGAAAACTTTATGTTAGCAGCAACAGAAATGGGATATGGAACTTGCTATATGACTGGACCAACTCATGCTAAAGATAAAATTGAAAAATTAATAGGTTTTAATAAACCTGAATATAATTTAATGTCTATGATCGCCTTAGGAGTTGCCCAAGATGAAACTCCAGCTAAACCTCCTCGTAAACCAATTGAAGATATAGTAACGTTTATAGACTAA
- a CDS encoding MarR family winged helix-turn-helix transcriptional regulator, translated as MNDKYIIYFISRTKSNMIKFIENKLKENNLTELIPTHGNVLTSLYESDRKLTMKEIAKKIGKDKSTVTPLINKLIDLGYIQKEKSHIDKRITYISLTPKAREIESTFNYISDQVKETAYKDFTESEKEEFLRLLKKLNSNFRSEK; from the coding sequence ATGAACGATAAATATATTATTTATTTTATTAGCAGAACAAAATCTAATATGATAAAATTTATTGAAAATAAATTAAAAGAAAATAACCTAACTGAGTTAATTCCCACACATGGTAACGTTTTGACTTCTCTTTATGAAAGTGATAGAAAACTTACAATGAAAGAAATTGCAAAAAAAATTGGTAAAGATAAATCGACAGTTACTCCATTAATAAATAAACTTATAGATTTAGGATATATACAAAAAGAAAAGTCTCATATAGATAAACGTATTACATATATAAGTTTAACTCCAAAAGCTAGAGAAATCGAAAGTACTTTTAATTATATTTCAGATCAAGTAAAAGAAACAGCTTATAAAGATTTTACAGAATCAGAAAAAGAAGAGTTTCTAAGATTACTTAAAAAGCTTAATTCCAACTTTAGATCTGAAAAATAA